A genomic segment from Salvia splendens isolate huo1 chromosome 13, SspV2, whole genome shotgun sequence encodes:
- the LOC121761460 gene encoding NAC domain-containing protein 78-like isoform X1, producing the protein MELVASRSKQSRLPSSLGPGFRFHPTDEELVQYYLRRKSSGKGFRFDAITDVDVYKVEPWDLPYMSKMKNRDLEWYFFSFLDKKYGNGARTNRATEKGYWKTTGKDRPIYHKRQIVGMKKTLVYHCGRAPKGQRSNWVMHEYRLAASESETAKVAKDSFVVCRIFKKSGSGPKNGEQYGAPFVEEEWDDDEFELIPQDETTHEIDFGDDTYMDELKQIIESDVPLNMTPVSSDGSHDCEAIETFSHQQFQIIESGVPLNMTPVSSDGSHDCEAIETFSGTQNPFESAGDSYCQPKICYDQNIPNWPASYDTEAIPVNHADLGECSKSGNSDDLSFLLDEPFLDSFEKFLNDDDGFIEANDLSKPHETNTGAFDMLAEYLDAGDDDSSLYFACDPSVIFGNEDLASNQTLLPQMNMSNGTQQATLPSGPLIDNNNFNAVFSPEKQASTESHSDFQQQYINQASRMLGDINAPPAYAAEFPSKDTMRRLNSVLRSPSSVHVSGSTIQVRNSTMGTKGTDQSSANHKDFNIVLSFGFSHADDGSSSLESSVHIVPGKTVAAISRGWLCFIFFWILIFSMMSFRFGNYVGVK; encoded by the exons ATGGAGCTGGTAGCGAGTAGGAGCAAGCAATCGCGATTGCCGAGTTCGCTCGGGCCGGGCTTCCGATTTCACCCGACCGATGAGGAATTGGTGCAGTATTACCTGCGGCGAAAATCAAGCGGTAAAGGTTTCCGATTCGACGCTATCACTGATGTCGATGTTTACAAGGTCGAGCCCTGGGATCTCCCAT ATATGTCAAAGATGAAGAACAGGGATTTGGAGTGGTATTTCTTCAGTTTTCTGGACAAGAAGTATGGCAATGGAGCCAGAACAAACAGGGCAACTGAAAAAGGGTATTGGAAGACAACAGGAAAGGATAGGCCCATTTATCATAAAAGGCAGATTGTTggtatgaagaaaactcttgtGTATCATTGTGGACGGGCCCCCAAGGGTCAGAGGAGTAACTGGGTCATGCACGAGTACAGGCTTGCTGCCTCTGAGTCGGAGACTGCTAAAGTTGCTAAG GACTCGTTTGTGGTATGCCGAATCTTTAAAAAGAGTGGCTCAGGTCCAAAGAATGGTGAGCAGTATGGTGCACCATTTGTGGAAGAGGAGTGGGATGATGATGAGTTCGAATTGATCCCACAGGACGAAACTACACATGAAATTGACTTTGGTGATGATACCTATATGGACGAACTTAAGCAG aTTATTGAGTCAGATGTTCCGTTGAACATGACTCCTGTCAGCTCAGATGGCAGCCATGATTGCGAGGCCATTGAAACTTTTAGCCATCAGCAG tttcagATTATTGAGTCAGGTGTTCCGTTGAACATGACTCCTGTCAGCTCAGATGGCAGCCATGACTGCGAGGCCATTGAAACTTTTAGTGGTACCCAAAATCCCTTCGAGTCAGCAGGTGATAGCTATTGTCAACCCAAGATTTGTTATGACCAGAACATACCAAATTGGCCTGCTTCATATGATACGGAGGCTATACCAGTCAATCACGCGGACCTTGGTGAATGCAGCAAATCTGGGAACTCTGATGATCTTAGTTTCTTGCTTGATGAACCCTTCCTCGATTCCTTTGAAAAATTCCTAAATGATGATGATGGATTCATTGAAGCTAATGATCTCTCAAAACCCCATGAAACTAATACTGGTGCTTTTGATATGCTTGCGGAGTATCTTGATGCTGGTGATGATGATAGCTCGCTCTACTTTGCTTGCGATCCTTCTGTGATCTTCGGAAATGAGGATCTTGCTTCCAACCAGACATTGCTTCCTCAGATG AACATGAGCAATGGAACCCAGCAAGCAACGTTGCCAAGTGGACCACTTATCGACAATAATAACTTCAATGCTGTGTTTTCACCTGAGAAGCAAGCATCTACAGAGTCTCATTCAG ATTTCCAGCAACAGTATATCAATCAGGCAAGTCGAATGCTGGGGGATATCAATGCTCCACCAGCATACGCTGCAGAGTTTCCCTCCAAAGATACAATGCGTCGTCTCAATTCTGTTCTGCGATCTCCCAGTTCTGTGCATGTTAGCGGCAGCACAATTCAAGTAAGAAACTCGACTATGGGCACTAAAGGCACAGATCAGTCCTCCGCCAACCACAAGGACTTCAACATCGTCCTCTCTTTCGGCTTCTCACATGCTGATGACGGTTCTTCAAGCTTGGAATCGAGTGTTCACATTGTCCCAGGGAAGACTGTTGCTGCGATCTCTCGGGGCTGGCTCTGCTTCATATTTTTCTGGATCCTAATCTTCTCAATGATGAGCTTCAGGTTTGGGAACTATGTAGGCGTCAAGTGA
- the LOC121761460 gene encoding NAC domain-containing protein 53-like isoform X2, with product MELVASRSKQSRLPSSLGPGFRFHPTDEELVQYYLRRKSSGKGFRFDAITDVDVYKVEPWDLPYMSKMKNRDLEWYFFSFLDKKYGNGARTNRATEKGYWKTTGKDRPIYHKRQIVGMKKTLVYHCGRAPKGQRSNWVMHEYRLAASESETAKVAKDSFVVCRIFKKSGSGPKNGEQYGAPFVEEEWDDDEFELIPQDETTHEIDFGDDTYMDELKQIIESDVPLNMTPVSSDGSHDCEAIETFSHQQIIESGVPLNMTPVSSDGSHDCEAIETFSGTQNPFESAGDSYCQPKICYDQNIPNWPASYDTEAIPVNHADLGECSKSGNSDDLSFLLDEPFLDSFEKFLNDDDGFIEANDLSKPHETNTGAFDMLAEYLDAGDDDSSLYFACDPSVIFGNEDLASNQTLLPQMNMSNGTQQATLPSGPLIDNNNFNAVFSPEKQASTESHSDFQQQYINQASRMLGDINAPPAYAAEFPSKDTMRRLNSVLRSPSSVHVSGSTIQVRNSTMGTKGTDQSSANHKDFNIVLSFGFSHADDGSSSLESSVHIVPGKTVAAISRGWLCFIFFWILIFSMMSFRFGNYVGVK from the exons ATGGAGCTGGTAGCGAGTAGGAGCAAGCAATCGCGATTGCCGAGTTCGCTCGGGCCGGGCTTCCGATTTCACCCGACCGATGAGGAATTGGTGCAGTATTACCTGCGGCGAAAATCAAGCGGTAAAGGTTTCCGATTCGACGCTATCACTGATGTCGATGTTTACAAGGTCGAGCCCTGGGATCTCCCAT ATATGTCAAAGATGAAGAACAGGGATTTGGAGTGGTATTTCTTCAGTTTTCTGGACAAGAAGTATGGCAATGGAGCCAGAACAAACAGGGCAACTGAAAAAGGGTATTGGAAGACAACAGGAAAGGATAGGCCCATTTATCATAAAAGGCAGATTGTTggtatgaagaaaactcttgtGTATCATTGTGGACGGGCCCCCAAGGGTCAGAGGAGTAACTGGGTCATGCACGAGTACAGGCTTGCTGCCTCTGAGTCGGAGACTGCTAAAGTTGCTAAG GACTCGTTTGTGGTATGCCGAATCTTTAAAAAGAGTGGCTCAGGTCCAAAGAATGGTGAGCAGTATGGTGCACCATTTGTGGAAGAGGAGTGGGATGATGATGAGTTCGAATTGATCCCACAGGACGAAACTACACATGAAATTGACTTTGGTGATGATACCTATATGGACGAACTTAAGCAG aTTATTGAGTCAGATGTTCCGTTGAACATGACTCCTGTCAGCTCAGATGGCAGCCATGATTGCGAGGCCATTGAAACTTTTAGCCATCAGCAG ATTATTGAGTCAGGTGTTCCGTTGAACATGACTCCTGTCAGCTCAGATGGCAGCCATGACTGCGAGGCCATTGAAACTTTTAGTGGTACCCAAAATCCCTTCGAGTCAGCAGGTGATAGCTATTGTCAACCCAAGATTTGTTATGACCAGAACATACCAAATTGGCCTGCTTCATATGATACGGAGGCTATACCAGTCAATCACGCGGACCTTGGTGAATGCAGCAAATCTGGGAACTCTGATGATCTTAGTTTCTTGCTTGATGAACCCTTCCTCGATTCCTTTGAAAAATTCCTAAATGATGATGATGGATTCATTGAAGCTAATGATCTCTCAAAACCCCATGAAACTAATACTGGTGCTTTTGATATGCTTGCGGAGTATCTTGATGCTGGTGATGATGATAGCTCGCTCTACTTTGCTTGCGATCCTTCTGTGATCTTCGGAAATGAGGATCTTGCTTCCAACCAGACATTGCTTCCTCAGATG AACATGAGCAATGGAACCCAGCAAGCAACGTTGCCAAGTGGACCACTTATCGACAATAATAACTTCAATGCTGTGTTTTCACCTGAGAAGCAAGCATCTACAGAGTCTCATTCAG ATTTCCAGCAACAGTATATCAATCAGGCAAGTCGAATGCTGGGGGATATCAATGCTCCACCAGCATACGCTGCAGAGTTTCCCTCCAAAGATACAATGCGTCGTCTCAATTCTGTTCTGCGATCTCCCAGTTCTGTGCATGTTAGCGGCAGCACAATTCAAGTAAGAAACTCGACTATGGGCACTAAAGGCACAGATCAGTCCTCCGCCAACCACAAGGACTTCAACATCGTCCTCTCTTTCGGCTTCTCACATGCTGATGACGGTTCTTCAAGCTTGGAATCGAGTGTTCACATTGTCCCAGGGAAGACTGTTGCTGCGATCTCTCGGGGCTGGCTCTGCTTCATATTTTTCTGGATCCTAATCTTCTCAATGATGAGCTTCAGGTTTGGGAACTATGTAGGCGTCAAGTGA
- the LOC121761460 gene encoding NAC domain-containing protein 78-like isoform X3, translating to MDDCSFYVILGVLDMSKMKNRDLEWYFFSFLDKKYGNGARTNRATEKGYWKTTGKDRPIYHKRQIVGMKKTLVYHCGRAPKGQRSNWVMHEYRLAASESETAKVAKDSFVVCRIFKKSGSGPKNGEQYGAPFVEEEWDDDEFELIPQDETTHEIDFGDDTYMDELKQIIESDVPLNMTPVSSDGSHDCEAIETFSHQQFQIIESGVPLNMTPVSSDGSHDCEAIETFSGTQNPFESAGDSYCQPKICYDQNIPNWPASYDTEAIPVNHADLGECSKSGNSDDLSFLLDEPFLDSFEKFLNDDDGFIEANDLSKPHETNTGAFDMLAEYLDAGDDDSSLYFACDPSVIFGNEDLASNQTLLPQMNMSNGTQQATLPSGPLIDNNNFNAVFSPEKQASTESHSDFQQQYINQASRMLGDINAPPAYAAEFPSKDTMRRLNSVLRSPSSVHVSGSTIQVRNSTMGTKGTDQSSANHKDFNIVLSFGFSHADDGSSSLESSVHIVPGKTVAAISRGWLCFIFFWILIFSMMSFRFGNYVGVK from the exons ATGGATGACTGTAGCTTTTATGTGATTTTGGGTGTTTTAGATATGTCAAAGATGAAGAACAGGGATTTGGAGTGGTATTTCTTCAGTTTTCTGGACAAGAAGTATGGCAATGGAGCCAGAACAAACAGGGCAACTGAAAAAGGGTATTGGAAGACAACAGGAAAGGATAGGCCCATTTATCATAAAAGGCAGATTGTTggtatgaagaaaactcttgtGTATCATTGTGGACGGGCCCCCAAGGGTCAGAGGAGTAACTGGGTCATGCACGAGTACAGGCTTGCTGCCTCTGAGTCGGAGACTGCTAAAGTTGCTAAG GACTCGTTTGTGGTATGCCGAATCTTTAAAAAGAGTGGCTCAGGTCCAAAGAATGGTGAGCAGTATGGTGCACCATTTGTGGAAGAGGAGTGGGATGATGATGAGTTCGAATTGATCCCACAGGACGAAACTACACATGAAATTGACTTTGGTGATGATACCTATATGGACGAACTTAAGCAG aTTATTGAGTCAGATGTTCCGTTGAACATGACTCCTGTCAGCTCAGATGGCAGCCATGATTGCGAGGCCATTGAAACTTTTAGCCATCAGCAG tttcagATTATTGAGTCAGGTGTTCCGTTGAACATGACTCCTGTCAGCTCAGATGGCAGCCATGACTGCGAGGCCATTGAAACTTTTAGTGGTACCCAAAATCCCTTCGAGTCAGCAGGTGATAGCTATTGTCAACCCAAGATTTGTTATGACCAGAACATACCAAATTGGCCTGCTTCATATGATACGGAGGCTATACCAGTCAATCACGCGGACCTTGGTGAATGCAGCAAATCTGGGAACTCTGATGATCTTAGTTTCTTGCTTGATGAACCCTTCCTCGATTCCTTTGAAAAATTCCTAAATGATGATGATGGATTCATTGAAGCTAATGATCTCTCAAAACCCCATGAAACTAATACTGGTGCTTTTGATATGCTTGCGGAGTATCTTGATGCTGGTGATGATGATAGCTCGCTCTACTTTGCTTGCGATCCTTCTGTGATCTTCGGAAATGAGGATCTTGCTTCCAACCAGACATTGCTTCCTCAGATG AACATGAGCAATGGAACCCAGCAAGCAACGTTGCCAAGTGGACCACTTATCGACAATAATAACTTCAATGCTGTGTTTTCACCTGAGAAGCAAGCATCTACAGAGTCTCATTCAG ATTTCCAGCAACAGTATATCAATCAGGCAAGTCGAATGCTGGGGGATATCAATGCTCCACCAGCATACGCTGCAGAGTTTCCCTCCAAAGATACAATGCGTCGTCTCAATTCTGTTCTGCGATCTCCCAGTTCTGTGCATGTTAGCGGCAGCACAATTCAAGTAAGAAACTCGACTATGGGCACTAAAGGCACAGATCAGTCCTCCGCCAACCACAAGGACTTCAACATCGTCCTCTCTTTCGGCTTCTCACATGCTGATGACGGTTCTTCAAGCTTGGAATCGAGTGTTCACATTGTCCCAGGGAAGACTGTTGCTGCGATCTCTCGGGGCTGGCTCTGCTTCATATTTTTCTGGATCCTAATCTTCTCAATGATGAGCTTCAGGTTTGGGAACTATGTAGGCGTCAAGTGA
- the LOC121761460 gene encoding NAC domain-containing protein 78-like isoform X4 produces the protein MSKMKNRDLEWYFFSFLDKKYGNGARTNRATEKGYWKTTGKDRPIYHKRQIVGMKKTLVYHCGRAPKGQRSNWVMHEYRLAASESETAKVAKDSFVVCRIFKKSGSGPKNGEQYGAPFVEEEWDDDEFELIPQDETTHEIDFGDDTYMDELKQIIESDVPLNMTPVSSDGSHDCEAIETFSHQQFQIIESGVPLNMTPVSSDGSHDCEAIETFSGTQNPFESAGDSYCQPKICYDQNIPNWPASYDTEAIPVNHADLGECSKSGNSDDLSFLLDEPFLDSFEKFLNDDDGFIEANDLSKPHETNTGAFDMLAEYLDAGDDDSSLYFACDPSVIFGNEDLASNQTLLPQMNMSNGTQQATLPSGPLIDNNNFNAVFSPEKQASTESHSDFQQQYINQASRMLGDINAPPAYAAEFPSKDTMRRLNSVLRSPSSVHVSGSTIQVRNSTMGTKGTDQSSANHKDFNIVLSFGFSHADDGSSSLESSVHIVPGKTVAAISRGWLCFIFFWILIFSMMSFRFGNYVGVK, from the exons ATGTCAAAGATGAAGAACAGGGATTTGGAGTGGTATTTCTTCAGTTTTCTGGACAAGAAGTATGGCAATGGAGCCAGAACAAACAGGGCAACTGAAAAAGGGTATTGGAAGACAACAGGAAAGGATAGGCCCATTTATCATAAAAGGCAGATTGTTggtatgaagaaaactcttgtGTATCATTGTGGACGGGCCCCCAAGGGTCAGAGGAGTAACTGGGTCATGCACGAGTACAGGCTTGCTGCCTCTGAGTCGGAGACTGCTAAAGTTGCTAAG GACTCGTTTGTGGTATGCCGAATCTTTAAAAAGAGTGGCTCAGGTCCAAAGAATGGTGAGCAGTATGGTGCACCATTTGTGGAAGAGGAGTGGGATGATGATGAGTTCGAATTGATCCCACAGGACGAAACTACACATGAAATTGACTTTGGTGATGATACCTATATGGACGAACTTAAGCAG aTTATTGAGTCAGATGTTCCGTTGAACATGACTCCTGTCAGCTCAGATGGCAGCCATGATTGCGAGGCCATTGAAACTTTTAGCCATCAGCAG tttcagATTATTGAGTCAGGTGTTCCGTTGAACATGACTCCTGTCAGCTCAGATGGCAGCCATGACTGCGAGGCCATTGAAACTTTTAGTGGTACCCAAAATCCCTTCGAGTCAGCAGGTGATAGCTATTGTCAACCCAAGATTTGTTATGACCAGAACATACCAAATTGGCCTGCTTCATATGATACGGAGGCTATACCAGTCAATCACGCGGACCTTGGTGAATGCAGCAAATCTGGGAACTCTGATGATCTTAGTTTCTTGCTTGATGAACCCTTCCTCGATTCCTTTGAAAAATTCCTAAATGATGATGATGGATTCATTGAAGCTAATGATCTCTCAAAACCCCATGAAACTAATACTGGTGCTTTTGATATGCTTGCGGAGTATCTTGATGCTGGTGATGATGATAGCTCGCTCTACTTTGCTTGCGATCCTTCTGTGATCTTCGGAAATGAGGATCTTGCTTCCAACCAGACATTGCTTCCTCAGATG AACATGAGCAATGGAACCCAGCAAGCAACGTTGCCAAGTGGACCACTTATCGACAATAATAACTTCAATGCTGTGTTTTCACCTGAGAAGCAAGCATCTACAGAGTCTCATTCAG ATTTCCAGCAACAGTATATCAATCAGGCAAGTCGAATGCTGGGGGATATCAATGCTCCACCAGCATACGCTGCAGAGTTTCCCTCCAAAGATACAATGCGTCGTCTCAATTCTGTTCTGCGATCTCCCAGTTCTGTGCATGTTAGCGGCAGCACAATTCAAGTAAGAAACTCGACTATGGGCACTAAAGGCACAGATCAGTCCTCCGCCAACCACAAGGACTTCAACATCGTCCTCTCTTTCGGCTTCTCACATGCTGATGACGGTTCTTCAAGCTTGGAATCGAGTGTTCACATTGTCCCAGGGAAGACTGTTGCTGCGATCTCTCGGGGCTGGCTCTGCTTCATATTTTTCTGGATCCTAATCTTCTCAATGATGAGCTTCAGGTTTGGGAACTATGTAGGCGTCAAGTGA
- the LOC121761461 gene encoding malate dehydrogenase [NADP], chloroplastic-like, with protein MAAVAELTQYTNTARRFSSEVSYASTRISGRRRLHLRPIRNSGIRCSVTSNEVQAAPEAVKAEEVKKKAECYGVFCLTYDLKAEEETKSWKKLVNIAVSGAAGMISNHLLFKLASGEVLGYDQPIALKLLGSERSLQALEGVAMELEDSLFPLLREVSIGIDPYEVFQDADWALLIGAKPRGPGMERAALLDINGQIFVEQGKALNAVASRDVKVLVVGNPCNTNALICMKNAPNIPAKNFHALTRLDENRAKCQLALKAGVFYDKVSNVTIWGNHSTTQVPDFLNARINSLPVKEVIKDTKWLEEEFTNKVQTRGGVLIKKWGRSSAASTAVSIVDAMRSLVTPTPEGDWFSTAVYTNGNPYGIADDIVFSMPCRSNGDGDYELVKDVEFDDYLWNRIKTTEAELLAEKKCVAHLTGEGIAVCDLPGDTMLPGEM; from the exons ATGGCGGCGGTGGCAGAGCTAACCCAATACACAAACACAGCCCGCCGTTTTTCATCGGAGGTTTCGTATGCCTCCACGAGAATTTccggccgccgccgcctccatcTCCGGCCGATCAGGAATTCGGGAATTAGGTGCTCTGTCACGTCTAA TGAAGTTCAGGCGGCGCCGGAGGCGGTGAAGGCGGAGGAAGTGAAGAAGAAAGCTGAGTGCTATGGGGTTTTTTGTCTCACTTATGATCTCAAAGCT GAAGAGGAGACGAAATCGTGGAAGAAGTTGGTTAACATCGCGGTCTCCGGTGCTGCGGGGATGATATCCAATCATCTACTCTTCAAA CTTGCTTCTGGTGAGGTTCTTGGATATGATCAGCCGATTGCCTTGAAGTTGTTGGGATCCGAGCGATCACTGCAGGCGCTTGAAG GTGTGGCAATGGAGCTTGAGGACTCGTTGTTTCCCCTATTAAGGGAAGTGAGCATCGGCATTGATCCATACGAAGTGTTCCAAGATGCGGATTGGGCTCTCCTGATCGGAGCCAAGCCTCGTGGACCTGGCATGGAGCGAGCAGCGCTACTAGACATCAATGGACAAATCTTTGTCGAACAG GGGAAGGCCCTCAATGCTGTTGCTTCCCGTGATGTGAAAGTGCTCGTTGTGGGCAACCCTTGCAACACCAA CGCATTGATCTGTATGAAAAATGCTCCGAACATCCCTGCCAAAAACTTCCATGCCTTGACAAGGTTGGATGAGAATAGAGCAAAATGTCAG CTCGCCTTGAAGGCAGGAGTCTTCTACGACAAAGTGTCGAATGTGACCATTTGGGGAAACCACTCTACCACTCAG GTTCCGGACTTCTTGAACGCTAGGATCAACAGTTTGCCCGTCAAGGAGGTTATCAAAGATACTAAATGGCTAGAAGAAGAGTTCACAAACAAGGTCCAAACG AGAGGTGGCGTTCTCATTAAGAAATGGGGAAGATCATCAGCTGCATCGACAGCTGTTTCCATTGTTGACGCGATGAGATCTCTTGTGACGCCTACGCCCGAGGGAGATTGGTTTTCAACAGCA gtaTATACCAATGGGAATCCTTACGGTATAGCAGACGACATCGTCTTCAGCATGCCTTGCAGATCTAAT GGAGATGGAGATTATGAACTCGTCAAGGACGTGGAATTCGACGACTACCTTTGGAATCGAATCAAGACG ACTGAAGCTGAGCTGCTGGCAGAGAAGAAATGTGTAGCTCACCTTACAGGTGAGGGCATTGCTGTATGTGATCTCCCCGGGGACACGATGCTCCCCGGAGAAATGTGA
- the LOC121761247 gene encoding receptor-like protein 54 has protein sequence MLPKLLLLCILVSSFIFTTHSYNKKCLRHQEILLLQLKDELIFYSSLSTNLVRWNESSECCKWYGVECDASGYVVSLQLDGEGIYGGIGDSSSLFKFNYLQKLNLAYNDLNDPIPKGIGNLTYLTHLNLSNAGFVGQVPSEILSLTRLASLDISDIYGNHPSLEQQNLEMIVQNLSELRELYLDGVNITSSDERRKWSHNISPYLPNLTVLSMEFCYLNGSLPKSFWHLHSLSILRLDYNNLSTLSVHDLFTNFPSLAILSLVDCQLKGSIPSSFANLTKLIHVDLGQNFLSGTLYPTLFKGLSNLTFLNLRQNSFFGNIPHSLFALPSLLVLDLTYNQFNGTFRLDTLRSLANLTTLGLSHNSLSVDVGDVNSSSYGSLQLKVLDLASCNLSNFPDFIKKSDLEQLDLSGNRIAGEIPSWIWGTQLEFLNLSSNLLTDIQKPYHIPPSLIFLYLSYNQLRGELHLPIPAESNLNSLDLANNKLSGSIPTSLLNATRLFSLDFSINNLSGSIPPGLLENINVFDVAQNNINGSIPDIISMDCMLTYLELSHNNLEGKIPKSLERCRSLDFMNVRNNNINDTFPCMLLSTLSFLALRFNRFHGELTCQESWSGLRVLDISSNNFGGRLESINFSTRGAMMLNNLTGTYVSQVDITMKGIDLELLHIRKDIAIIDFSHNNFHGEIPNAIGDLNLLFHLNLSHNALYGSIPKSFGQLKVLESLDLSANQLTGQIPMELGELTFIGVLNLSYNKLVGMIPNGRQIQTFPVESFEGNPGLCGLPLNIRCSPTGDNDNGLSPRGHEEKKEIEWEYVSAALGYVVGVGIIVWLLIFCRRFREKYFGKIEEVVEDIFIARDMRRRRARMVARNRARRQ, from the coding sequence ATGCTACCAAAGTTGTTGCTCCTTTGTATACTAGTTTCATCCTTCATTTTCACTACTCATTCTTACAACAAGAAATGTCTTCGCCATCAGGAAATCTTGTTGCTTCAACTCAAGGATGAGTTGATCTTCTATTCTTCTCTTTCGACAAACCTGGTGCGATGGAATGAAAGTTCTGAGTGTTGCAAGTGGTACGGTGTGGAATGTGATGCTTCAGGCTACGTCGTTAGTTTGCAGCTCGATGGTGAGGGCATTTACGGTGGAATTGGGGATTCGTCGAGTCTCTTCAAATTCAATTATCTGCAGAAGCTTAACCTCGCTTACAATGACTTGAATGATCCCATTCCAAAAGGTATTGGCAATCTCACCTATTTGACACACTTGAATTTGTCAAATGCTGGTTTTGTTGGTCAGGTTCCTTCTGAAATTTTATCATTGACAAGACTAGCTAGTCTCGATATCTCTGATATATATGGCAATCATCCAAGTCTCGAGCAACAAAATCTGGAGATGATTGTCCAAAATCTATCTGAGCTTAGAGAGCTCTATCTTGATGGTGTCAATATCACTTCCTCGGATGAAAGGAGAAAATGGAGCCATAATATATCACCATATTTACCAAATCTCACCGTTTTGAGCATGGAATTTTGTTATCTTAATGGCTCTTTGCCTAAATCCTTTTGGCATCTTCATTCCCTTTCTATTCTTCGACTGGATTATAATAATCTTTCAACACTGTCAGTCCATGACTTGTTCACCAATTTTCCAAGTCTGGCCATCTTGTCTCTTGTTGACTGTCAATTGAAGGGTTCTATTCCATCCTCCTTTGCTAACTTAACAAAGCTGATTCATGTCGATTTGGGTCAGAATTTCTTATCGGGGACACTTTATCCCACGTTGTTTAAAGGTCTTTCCAATCTTACTTTTCTAAATTTGAGGCAAAATTCATTCTTTGGTAACATACCACACTCTCTCTTTGCTCTCCCTTCATTGTTGGTACTTGATCTTACATACAATCAATTTAATGGCACTTTTCGACTGGACACCTTACGAAGCCTTGCCAATCTCACAACTCTTGGTCTCTCTCACAACAGCTTGTCTGTAGATGTCGGCGACGTCAATTCAAGTTCGTATGGATCCCTCCAATTAAAAGTGTTAGACCTAGCTTCATGTAACTTGTCCAATTTTCCCGATTTCATCAAAAAGTCGGATCTGGAGCAATTGGATCTCTCAGGCAATCGTATTGCGGGGGAAATACCTAGTTGGATTTGGGGAACGCAGCTAGAGTTTTTGAACCTCTCTTCTAATCTTTTGACAGATATTCAAAAGCCTTACCATATTCCTCCTTCGTTGATATTCTTGTACTTGAGCTATAACCAACTTAGGGGTGAGTTGCATCTGCCCATTCCAGCTGAATCTAATCTCAATTCCTTGGATCTGGCTAATAACAAATTAAGTGGATCAATTCCAACCTCCCTCCTAAACGCCACACGCCTCTTTTCTCTTGACTTTTCTATCAATAACCTAAGTGGCAGCATACCCCCTGGCCTACTTGAAAACATTAACGTGTTTGATGTGGCGCAAAACAACATCAACGGTAGCATTCCAGACATTATCTCTATGGACTGTATGCTAACTTATTTGGAGCTTAGCCATAACAATTTAGAAGGGAAGATCCCAAAGTCCCTCGAAAGATGCAGGTCGTTGGATTTCATGAACGTCAGgaacaacaacatcaatgaCACATTCCCATGCATGCTATTATCCACATTAAGTTTTCTTGCTTTACGCTTCAACAGATTCCATGGAGAATTGACGTGTCAAGAGAGCTGGTCAGGGCTTCGAGTTCTAGATATATCTTCAAATAATTTTGGTGGAAGGCTGGAATCAATAAATTTCTCTACTAGGGGGGCAATGATGCTAAACAATTTGACAGGTACTTACGTATCTCAAGTGGATATAACCATGAAAGGGATAGATTTAGAGCTCCTCCACATTCGGAAAGACATTGCTATCATTGATTTTTCTCACAATAATTTCCATGGAGAGATACCAAATGCAATTGGTGATCTTAACCTACTTTTCCATCTCAACTTATCCCACAATGCCCTCTATGGGAGCATCCCAAAGTCATTTGGCCAGTTGAAGGTTCTCGAATCACTCGACCTCTCTGCAAACCAACTAACAGGCCAAATACCAATGGAGCTTGGAGAGCTCACATTCATTGGAGTGTTGAATCTGTCATACAATAAGTTGGTCGGAATGATCCCAAATGGCCGTCAAATCCAAACATTTCCTGTTGAATCCTTTGAAGGAAATCCAGGCCTGTGTGGTTTGCCTCTCAACATAAGATGCAGTCCTACCGGTGACAACGACAATGGCCTATCGCCACGAGGACATGAAGAGAAGAAGGAGATTGAGTGGGAATACGTATCAGCTGCACTTGGATACGTTGTGGGTGTAGGGATCATTGTGTGGCTACTTATATTTTGCAGAAGATTCAGAGAGAAATACTTCGGCAAAATAGAAGAAGTTGTTGAAGACATATTCATTGCCAGAGACATGAGAAGACGTCGTGCAAGAATGGTAGCCAGGAATCGAGCCAGGAGGCAATAG